The genomic DNA AAAGCGGACCAATCTTACATCTCTGACTCTACTTGATACCACATCAATCATAATGTCGGCTTCACTCTTTTCGCTAAGCGGAAAGACCGCTATTGTTACAGGAGGAACGAGAGGAATTGGACAGGCTATGGCTTTCGCGCTTGCAGAGGCTGGCGCTGATATCGTGCTGATTCAGGTACGTGCCCCCGTAGCTATTTTACGCCGTATGGCACGCCACATTACTCAATAGGATGCTGACCTACGAGCGATACTAGAGAGACGAATCCAACACTTCCACCCGTGATGAGATCATCAGCCGCATTGGCCGGAAAGCCTGGATCCACGTAGCGGAGTTATCCAGTCGGGATGCAATTAAAGGGGTCATTCCGGCGTTAACTAGCCAAGGCCTGAAACCGGAGATTCTGTTAAACTGCGCCGGAATCCAAAGAAGGCACCCGAGCGAGCAATTCCCAGATGAGGACTGGGATGAGGTGAGCCTACCCCTTTTCTCCACGGAGCAGATGGTTTTGGTTCCTTTCCGCCGGATGAGAAAGCTAATGGCGGTTGTTGGTTACGTAGGTGATCCAAGTGAATCTGACATCGGTTTTTACACTATGCCGTGAATTCGGCGCCTACCTGTTGGCGCGAGATGCATCCGAGTTTCCGACTGGTCGTCGCGGATCTATTATCAATGTTGCTTCTCTCCTGTCGTTCCAGGGTGGCATCACTGTCCCTGCCTACGCAGCTTCCAAGGGAGGTATTTCCCAATTGACCAAGGCACTCTCGAATGAGTGGGTCTCCAAGGGCATTAACGTGAACGCTATCGCGCCCGGATACATTGCAACGGATATGAACACGGCTCTGATCAATGATTCGAATCGTAACGCAGGTATAATGGCCAGGATTCCGGCTGGGAGATGGGGCAGCCCCGACGACTTTAAGGGGGTGATCGTGTTCTTGGCTAGCCAGGCAAGCAGCTATGTCTCTGGAGAAGTTATCTGCGTGGACGGAGGTTGGATGGGACGGTAAACAGGCATAGCTGAGAAAGCTCCGTATAGAGTAGGGTTCACATGTACATATTTTCGGAGCCCAAGCTCCGAAATTTTTCTTAATGATTGATAGGCCATGATTTCAACGTTCgaatcaagaaaaagataccGCTCCACCGTTCCTACACCCACTTAATAGTTTCGATTGATATACCTTGTCAAAAAGTTGTgttgcctttgccttcgTTAGTCATGCCACGTTTTTAGCCATGTTCTGGATATATTACTGGCATGAGCTAGACTCCGATTAATATCTTCCGATAAGTTCAGGTCCGAGCGCTTAGGGAAACTATTGAATCTCCAGTGCCTTTCGGAGTGGATTAGCCTTATTAGCCTTATACCGGCAAAGTCTTTAGGCAATGGAAATCGAGATATTAAGCCTGGGATGGGCCTTCAATTTCAACGGTGTTCCTATTAGGTGAGAAAACTGTTTATTAATCGGGGCTGAATAGGAAAAATTCAGCCCAAGTCGCCGAAGTGGAAAAGCCCACCGTTGTCAAGAATAAAACCTGGGCAATAGCAGGGCAAATTAACATTACCCAATATAGGGAATAGATTAAAAAGTCTTGGGACCCGTGACCACCATGTGACTGTTGCCCACTCCGCCCATCAACAAAGACTGGATCGCGAATGCAACTATTG from Aspergillus oryzae RIB40 DNA, chromosome 7 includes the following:
- a CDS encoding putative 2-deoxy-D-gluconate 3-dehydrogenase (dehydrogenases with different specificities (related to short-chain alcohol dehydrogenases)), translating into MSASLFSLSGKTAIVTGGTRGIGQAMAFALAEAGADIVLIQRDESNTSTRDEIISRIGRKAWIHVAELSSRDAIKGVIPALTSQGLKPEILLNCAGIQRRHPSEQFPDEDWDEVIQVNLTSVFTLCREFGAYLLARDASEFPTGRRGSIINVASLLSFQGGITVPAYAASKGGISQLTKALSNEWVSKGINVNAIAPGYIATDMNTALINDSNRNAGIMARIPAGRWGSPDDFKGVIVFLASQASSYVSGEVICVDGGWMGR